In the Leptospira limi genome, one interval contains:
- the flgN gene encoding flagellar export chaperone FlgN: MLDWVESLRSLFTTEIDCYKRLLDLEGKKRNAIHQADGKSLESFVKESYHIMVEASELERIRMKTIEDVYEKEKFQKDESSITLTHFLNQMDRESNFKLKTFALELKKVVADLKDAIITNEKLLRTRKEFLQATVDSLQELSREKVYTSHKQPTRRGQSQKGAIILNATA; encoded by the coding sequence ATGTTGGATTGGGTAGAATCACTTAGAAGTTTATTTACTACAGAAATAGACTGTTACAAGCGCCTTTTGGATTTGGAAGGCAAAAAAAGAAACGCCATCCACCAAGCGGACGGCAAATCACTCGAGTCCTTTGTCAAAGAAAGTTATCATATCATGGTAGAAGCCTCTGAATTGGAACGAATTCGGATGAAAACCATAGAAGATGTCTATGAAAAGGAAAAGTTTCAAAAAGACGAATCTTCCATCACACTCACTCATTTTTTAAACCAAATGGACCGTGAGTCCAATTTTAAACTCAAAACGTTTGCGTTAGAACTAAAAAAAGTGGTGGCAGACCTTAAGGATGCCATCATTACCAATGAAAAACTTCTACGAACCAGAAAAGAATTTTTACAAGCAACTGTTGACTCACTTCAAGAGTTATCCCGTGAAAAGGTGTATACCTCTCACAAACAACCAACAAGGCGTGGGCAGAGCCAAAAAGGCGCGATCATTTTGAACGCGACTGCCTAG
- a CDS encoding DUF1289 domain-containing protein: protein MSRKSPCIKICMMDPESGFCAGCYRTIEEIGAWSSMTDEEREAVWQELPHRKAGNSTKE from the coding sequence ATGTCTCGAAAATCACCATGTATTAAAATCTGTATGATGGATCCAGAATCTGGGTTTTGTGCTGGTTGTTACCGAACAATCGAAGAAATCGGGGCTTGGTCCAGTATGACCGATGAGGAAAGAGAAGCTGTCTGGCAGGAGCTCCCGCATAGAAAGGCGGGAAACTCTACCAAAGAATAG
- a CDS encoding LIC10235 family protein — protein MKPKSIKPDELNKIFSELKKGEESSIGSYLVKGVRLQISKYNLSGAERVQLLYKRRRAQGLCIVCGKKVTKKNPSTDQLYRLCEEHRNKIDKGSK, from the coding sequence ATGAAGCCTAAATCGATTAAACCGGATGAGTTAAACAAGATTTTTTCCGAATTAAAAAAAGGAGAGGAGTCTTCCATCGGAAGTTATTTGGTAAAAGGAGTTCGTCTTCAAATCAGTAAATACAATTTATCAGGTGCCGAACGAGTTCAATTGTTATACAAAAGAAGAAGAGCACAAGGTTTGTGTATTGTATGCGGAAAAAAAGTCACAAAGAAAAATCCATCTACAGATCAACTTTATAGACTCTGTGAGGAACACCGCAATAAGATTGATAAAGGTTCTAAGTAA
- a CDS encoding DUF962 domain-containing protein, producing MEKKYKTLKDFFPFYLEEHSHPFNRALHFVGSSLALGCILGFIATAKLYILGLALVSGYFFAWIGHFFVEKNRPATFTYPIYSFVSDWMMYFKMLTGRIDVEFAKIKSKQN from the coding sequence ATGGAAAAGAAGTACAAAACACTCAAAGATTTTTTCCCATTCTATTTAGAAGAACATAGCCATCCGTTTAACCGTGCGTTACATTTTGTCGGCTCAAGTCTTGCTTTAGGTTGTATTCTAGGATTTATTGCAACTGCTAAGTTGTATATCTTAGGTTTGGCGCTTGTTAGTGGGTATTTCTTTGCATGGATCGGACATTTCTTTGTCGAAAAAAATCGCCCTGCAACATTTACATACCCGATTTATTCCTTTGTTTCTGATTGGATGATGTACTTCAAAATGTTAACAGGACGTATTGATGTTGAATTTGCCAAAATTAAGTCAAAACAAAATTAA
- the aat gene encoding leucyl/phenylalanyl-tRNA--protein transferase: protein MTKRSFDQFFKNPRQWREDLVAVGGDFSVDRLLYAYTHGIFPWSEDPIRWYCLDPRAIFDIHRVHFSKTVLRKVRQKKFRISFNEAFAIVMQACSYREKDNTWITPGFIDGYLELHKKGWAHSVEVWNAENVLVGGVYGVAIGKFFAGESMFSFESDAGKIGLFHLFAKLKESNFELFDTQQLNHVTWQLGAYEIPKLSYLDRLERSIEDMVPWIIPPSHD from the coding sequence TTGACAAAGCGGAGTTTCGACCAATTTTTTAAAAACCCACGGCAATGGAGGGAAGATTTGGTTGCGGTCGGTGGTGATTTCTCCGTCGATCGCCTGTTATACGCATATACACATGGCATTTTCCCTTGGTCTGAGGATCCTATTCGTTGGTATTGTTTGGATCCTCGTGCCATTTTTGACATTCATCGAGTTCATTTTTCTAAAACCGTTCTTCGCAAAGTAAGGCAAAAAAAATTTCGTATCAGTTTTAACGAAGCATTCGCGATTGTCATGCAAGCATGTTCTTATCGGGAAAAGGATAACACTTGGATCACTCCTGGTTTTATTGATGGTTATTTGGAACTCCACAAAAAAGGTTGGGCGCATTCCGTTGAAGTATGGAATGCAGAAAATGTTTTAGTTGGTGGAGTGTATGGAGTTGCGATCGGTAAGTTTTTTGCTGGAGAAAGTATGTTTTCCTTTGAATCGGATGCAGGAAAAATTGGCCTCTTTCATTTGTTTGCAAAACTGAAAGAATCAAATTTTGAGTTATTTGACACCCAACAACTCAACCACGTGACTTGGCAATTGGGTGCTTATGAAATTCCCAAACTCTCTTATTTGGATCGATTGGAACGTTCTATCGAAGATATGGTTCCTTGGATTATTCCACCTTCACACGACTGA